A stretch of the Veillonella parvula DSM 2008 genome encodes the following:
- a CDS encoding ABC transporter permease: protein MYKESFLMAWASLVANKLRSLLTMLGIIIGVAAVIALVSIGNGVKQDIEDSISSLGSNLLVVMPGAPRTPGVRPSQGSMKSLKISDYEVIAKLEGVKAASPMTNGSYVVIYQNKNWTTSVAGVNSNFQDVNNWTMTSGRFFSDKNVQNRERVAVVGQTVVKNLFADEDPVGKEIRVKNIPFRVIGVLKSKGNGTMGNDQDDTVLIPYTTSMERVEGIDYLRMVYVVAKDDEGIDRLQADIENLLRVRHNIKDTNLDDFNIQNMKSIMETVAQTTGTFTLFLGAVAAISLVVGGIGIMNIMLVSVTERTREIGVRKALGATYSVIVTQFLIEAVVISLMGGFIGIAFGIGASKVIGMVSGMSTVVSVPTIIMSFAFSMAIGLIFGIYPARKAAKLNPIDALHYE, encoded by the coding sequence ATGTATAAAGAAAGTTTTCTAATGGCATGGGCTTCCTTGGTTGCAAATAAATTACGATCCCTCTTGACCATGCTAGGTATCATTATTGGTGTAGCTGCAGTTATTGCATTGGTATCTATCGGTAATGGGGTGAAGCAAGATATTGAGGATTCTATTTCTAGCTTAGGCTCTAACTTGTTGGTAGTTATGCCAGGGGCGCCGCGGACGCCAGGTGTTAGACCTTCGCAAGGGTCCATGAAATCGTTGAAAATATCTGACTATGAAGTTATTGCCAAGTTAGAAGGTGTAAAAGCCGCTAGTCCTATGACAAATGGCTCTTATGTGGTGATTTATCAAAATAAAAACTGGACTACATCTGTTGCGGGGGTTAATTCTAACTTTCAGGATGTAAATAATTGGACTATGACATCTGGTCGATTTTTCTCCGATAAAAATGTTCAGAACCGAGAACGTGTAGCGGTTGTGGGACAAACGGTAGTAAAAAATTTGTTTGCTGATGAAGATCCTGTAGGCAAGGAAATTCGTGTTAAAAATATTCCATTCCGTGTCATTGGTGTTCTCAAAAGTAAAGGGAACGGAACCATGGGTAATGACCAAGACGATACGGTGTTAATTCCATATACAACATCAATGGAGCGCGTAGAGGGCATTGACTATCTTCGCATGGTGTATGTTGTGGCTAAGGATGATGAGGGCATCGACCGTTTGCAGGCAGATATAGAGAACTTGTTGCGTGTTCGTCATAATATTAAAGATACAAATTTGGATGATTTCAATATTCAAAATATGAAATCTATTATGGAAACAGTGGCTCAGACGACCGGAACATTTACGTTATTCCTTGGGGCTGTTGCTGCGATTTCTCTAGTTGTAGGTGGCATTGGTATTATGAACATCATGCTTGTATCTGTAACGGAACGGACTCGAGAAATTGGTGTGCGTAAAGCTTTGGGGGCTACGTATAGCGTAATTGTTACGCAATTCTTAATAGAAGCCGTTGTAATCAGTTTGATGGGGGGCTTTATTGGTATTGCTTTCGGTATAGGAGCCTCAAAAGTAATCGGAATGGTATCTGGAATGAGTACAGTTGTATCTGTTCCAACAATCATAATGTCCTTTGCCTTTTCCATGGCTATTGGTTTGATTTTTGGTATATATCCAGCCCGTAAAGCGGCTAAACTCAATCCAATCGATGCATTGCATTATGAATAG
- a CDS encoding shikimate kinase translates to MIIKRNIMLIGSMGSGKSHFGRNLAERKGWQFVDTDRVLESRFGLPIAEIFKKIGEKAFRRAEMDVLKKVCLYHEAVISVGGNFPIEHRTLKVLKKYSYIIGIRAAQFRIVSRVNRRVGKRPTMDYSNVNAFVHAMIQSWKPVYKQCDFVLDTTNGRTYDFIQRIEDELDASDVQFKARRQPNDTNDVDAKEASKDIQLNNYQSRKKEISEAVSKRAMSNKIRYDKRYKQKTSNQTNKKGKAHNISKQRTPQGGNGYEKNRNTNKRRRRTWNERRHKSAN, encoded by the coding sequence ATGATAATAAAACGGAATATTATGCTCATCGGCTCTATGGGAAGTGGCAAAAGTCACTTCGGACGAAACCTTGCGGAACGCAAGGGGTGGCAATTTGTAGATACCGATCGCGTATTAGAAAGTCGTTTTGGGTTGCCCATTGCTGAGATATTTAAAAAGATAGGAGAAAAAGCATTCCGCCGCGCCGAAATGGATGTACTAAAAAAGGTTTGCTTATACCATGAAGCAGTGATTTCTGTGGGGGGGAATTTTCCTATTGAACATCGCACCTTAAAGGTATTAAAAAAATATTCCTATATTATTGGTATCCGAGCTGCACAATTCCGTATTGTGAGTCGCGTGAATCGCCGTGTTGGGAAACGGCCTACCATGGACTATAGTAATGTGAATGCCTTTGTACATGCTATGATACAATCGTGGAAGCCCGTGTATAAGCAGTGCGATTTTGTACTAGATACAACAAATGGCCGGACCTATGATTTTATACAGCGTATTGAGGATGAATTAGATGCCTCAGATGTGCAATTTAAAGCAAGACGTCAACCCAATGATACAAACGATGTAGATGCTAAAGAAGCATCTAAAGATATACAATTGAATAATTACCAAAGTAGGAAGAAAGAGATTTCTGAAGCAGTATCAAAAAGAGCAATGTCTAATAAAATTCGTTATGATAAAAGGTATAAACAAAAGACTTCTAATCAAACGAATAAAAAAGGTAAGGCACATAATATATCCAAACAACGTACACCACAAGGGGGTAATGGATATGAGAAGAATCGCAATACTAACAAGCGGCGGAGACGCACCTGGAATGAACGCCGCCATAAGAGCGCTAACTAG
- a CDS encoding ATP-dependent 6-phosphofructokinase, with protein MNAAIRALTRKAIHEGFEVFGIERGYLGIIEEKIFPLSNRDVGGIITQGGTMLKTARFPEFQNEEIQRKAYNILKAYDIDHLVVIGGDGSMRGATSLSKLGMSTMTIPCTIDNDMGGTQYTIGYDTALNTVVDAVGRIRDTSNSHERVAIVEVMGRKAGHIALKAGLVCGAEIVLVPENPMPLHAVCRHLKETQIRGKEYSVILVAEGAYNSGEVKAFIKEHTEFDPSLTVLGYLQRGGGPSAFDAILAARMSEACLNLLMSGVDNRLVGYIDGHIRALSYEEAERLEFPIDEKDYRLLSILSS; from the coding sequence ATGAACGCCGCCATAAGAGCGCTAACTAGAAAAGCTATACATGAAGGTTTTGAAGTATTTGGTATTGAACGTGGCTATTTAGGTATCATTGAGGAAAAGATATTTCCATTATCGAATCGAGACGTTGGTGGCATCATAACACAAGGTGGTACGATGCTGAAAACAGCACGTTTTCCAGAATTTCAAAATGAAGAGATTCAACGCAAAGCTTATAATATTTTGAAAGCTTATGACATTGACCATTTGGTTGTTATCGGTGGTGATGGCTCCATGCGTGGTGCTACAAGTTTATCTAAACTTGGCATGTCCACCATGACCATTCCATGTACGATAGATAATGACATGGGTGGTACACAATATACGATAGGCTATGATACGGCTCTTAATACGGTAGTTGATGCGGTTGGACGTATTCGGGATACCTCAAACTCCCATGAACGTGTAGCTATTGTGGAGGTTATGGGGCGCAAAGCTGGACATATTGCATTAAAGGCAGGCCTAGTTTGTGGGGCAGAAATAGTTTTGGTTCCTGAAAATCCAATGCCTTTACATGCGGTGTGTCGTCATTTAAAGGAAACACAAATTCGGGGTAAAGAATATAGTGTTATCCTTGTTGCAGAAGGTGCCTATAACAGCGGTGAGGTGAAAGCTTTCATCAAGGAGCATACGGAATTTGATCCTAGCTTAACCGTGTTAGGATACTTACAACGTGGTGGTGGTCCATCGGCATTTGATGCTATTTTAGCGGCTCGTATGAGTGAAGCCTGCCTTAATCTATTAATGAGTGGTGTCGATAACCGATTAGTAGGTTATATAGATGGTCATATCCGCGCCCTATCTTATGAAGAGGCAGAACGTCTTGAATTTCCAATTGATGAAAAGGATTATAGACTATTATCAATATTGAGTAGTTAA
- a CDS encoding competence type IV pilus major pilin ComGC: MNSFMHMIHGVNHQLEMCGQWVVDRLHISRVREGFKKSRKGGFTLVELMVVVAVIAILAAIAMPQFLSAADKARNAKETADIQIIKNATQLYMIDKNVDTPPTVENLYKEGYLTEHVKTAKGKEYTITYEVVSGGTSKSVVVKAPNEP; this comes from the coding sequence ATGAATTCTTTTATGCATATGATTCATGGAGTGAATCATCAATTAGAAATGTGCGGTCAATGGGTCGTAGATCGATTACATATTTCTCGTGTTCGAGAAGGGTTTAAGAAATCGAGAAAAGGCGGATTTACTCTCGTTGAATTAATGGTTGTAGTGGCGGTTATCGCTATATTAGCAGCTATTGCGATGCCACAATTCTTATCTGCTGCGGATAAAGCTCGAAACGCTAAGGAAACAGCAGATATTCAAATTATAAAAAATGCCACTCAGTTGTATATGATCGATAAAAATGTCGATACACCTCCAACAGTAGAAAATTTATATAAGGAAGGTTATCTTACTGAACATGTTAAGACTGCAAAAGGGAAAGAATACACTATTACTTATGAAGTAGTCAGTGGTGGGACCTCAAAATCTGTTGTTGTTAAAGCACCTAATGAGCCTTAA
- a CDS encoding efflux RND transporter periplasmic adaptor subunit has translation MKEFLQKHRKRIVTGAVVLCVLGGGTYYYMDSLNANQAQTLYTTGKVEKGDVKTSISATGTINPVNYVDVSTNVAGKLEKVLVKENDQVTAGQVIAYIDTRQLQASVDDARAALAKAELDMNRYKSLAAQDAIAQQTYDDSVTAYERAKSTYERAAADLSDATITAPMSGTVVGTPLKAGQTISTGISTQMIIATIADLKNLEIYLTVDETDIGNIKQGAKVEFTVDSKPGETFTGYVSEIAKGTKGNMGTTSSSVVYYTVKVQIPENIAGNFLPTMTARATIFGEDIKNTLVVPLTAVRTDKQGEYVYVIKDGQPVRTAVSTGVTGDTNVQILKGLSEGDEIIVSGDVNAPKNNVAGPF, from the coding sequence ATGAAAGAGTTCTTACAAAAGCATCGTAAACGTATAGTAACAGGTGCTGTTGTTCTTTGTGTTCTTGGTGGCGGCACATATTACTACATGGATAGTCTAAATGCAAATCAAGCACAAACATTATACACTACTGGCAAGGTTGAAAAGGGTGATGTAAAAACTAGTATCAGTGCTACAGGTACTATTAACCCTGTAAATTATGTAGATGTTTCTACAAACGTTGCTGGTAAACTTGAAAAAGTTTTAGTTAAAGAGAATGATCAAGTTACGGCTGGTCAAGTTATTGCTTATATTGATACACGTCAATTACAAGCATCTGTTGATGATGCTCGTGCAGCGTTGGCTAAAGCAGAACTTGATATGAATCGTTATAAATCTTTGGCGGCTCAAGATGCTATTGCACAACAAACATATGATGATTCTGTAACAGCTTATGAACGTGCTAAATCTACCTATGAACGTGCTGCAGCGGATTTAAGTGATGCTACGATTACAGCTCCAATGTCTGGTACTGTTGTAGGTACACCGCTAAAAGCAGGTCAAACTATTAGTACTGGTATCTCCACACAAATGATCATTGCTACCATTGCAGATTTAAAAAATTTAGAGATTTATCTTACTGTAGATGAAACAGATATTGGCAATATCAAACAAGGTGCTAAAGTAGAGTTTACTGTAGATTCTAAGCCAGGTGAAACTTTCACAGGTTACGTTTCTGAAATTGCAAAAGGTACAAAAGGTAATATGGGCACTACAAGTAGTAGTGTTGTGTACTATACTGTTAAGGTTCAAATTCCTGAAAATATTGCAGGTAATTTCCTACCAACTATGACGGCTCGTGCCACAATTTTTGGTGAAGATATTAAAAATACATTGGTAGTTCCTCTTACTGCTGTACGTACGGACAAACAAGGTGAGTATGTATATGTTATAAAAGATGGTCAACCAGTACGAACCGCTGTCTCTACAGGTGTAACTGGGGATACTAATGTTCAAATCTTAAAAGGTTTATCTGAAGGTGATGAAATTATCGTAAGCGGTGATGTAAATGCACCCAAAAATAATGTAGCTGGACCATTCTAA
- the pheT gene encoding phenylalanine--tRNA ligase subunit beta, protein MKASLQWMNEYVPVDMKRPAQELADELTQAGIPVEDVIAMDNGIKKIYTGKIVEITKHPDADKLQVCQVECLTEEGEPVIKQIVTAATNVAVGQIVPVAYHKSRLADGTEIKKGKLRGVVSEGMFCSVAEFGISSDLVLPEEAQGIYIFPEGTPIGLDVKDVLGLNDTVYEFELTANRADCFSMVGLSREFGVMTNQKALFPVIMVNENGESIEGKASVSIEADDLCTRFTARVVTDVKVEPSPLWIQNRLRNSGIRPINNVVDVTNYVMLELGQPMHAYDYDHVKGHKLVARRAKNGEVLVTLDGSERELNDSMLIIADAERPVGVAGIMGGFDSEVTNETTTVMFEAAVFNGPSIRRTAKALGMRSEASGRFERGVNHKYTAYAIDRAAQLLQQICPTCKVGVGVIDVYKNPVEQHTVTFTAAQINDYLGTNIEKDKMVRILTALEFVVTEEGDKLSALVPTWRGDVTVMPDIAEEVARIYNYDNIAPTIPVAVLSSGGMTPKKALTKEVTHALAKLGMTQIITFSFMHKDGLSNMMLPEGDSRYTAIPILNPISEEFPYMRTTLVPAVIEAAKRNIAQQNKDLWLFETANVYEPKALPLTEVPHERPMSCGILMGKANQAGWNQAERTTDFYDVKGIVDALLTELGVTSYEVNRGTEPYFHPGVSAQYVVDGKMIAQYGELHPQVSKNFDLPGKVYMFEINLEAVLSLTIPPFRYTSFSKFPGTSRDLAIVAPVSVSSGEILSIIKEHGGEYLESASIFDVYEGEHIEAGYRSLAYNLQFRSMEGTLNDEDIDGNIQTIIDALAEINCRLR, encoded by the coding sequence ATGAAAGCAAGTTTACAGTGGATGAACGAATACGTGCCTGTGGATATGAAGCGTCCTGCTCAAGAATTGGCCGATGAATTAACACAAGCTGGTATTCCTGTAGAAGATGTCATTGCTATGGATAATGGCATCAAGAAAATTTATACTGGTAAAATCGTGGAGATTACAAAACATCCAGATGCAGATAAATTACAAGTATGTCAAGTTGAATGCCTTACAGAAGAAGGCGAACCTGTTATAAAACAAATCGTAACGGCTGCTACTAATGTTGCAGTAGGTCAAATCGTGCCTGTAGCGTATCATAAATCTCGCTTAGCAGATGGTACAGAAATTAAAAAAGGTAAATTGCGTGGCGTTGTTTCTGAAGGCATGTTTTGTTCCGTTGCAGAATTTGGTATCTCTAGCGACTTAGTATTGCCAGAAGAAGCTCAAGGCATTTACATTTTCCCTGAAGGAACACCAATTGGTCTTGATGTAAAAGACGTTTTGGGTTTAAATGATACGGTATATGAGTTTGAACTCACTGCTAACCGAGCAGATTGTTTTTCTATGGTTGGCTTATCCCGTGAATTTGGGGTGATGACAAACCAAAAAGCTTTATTCCCTGTTATCATGGTTAACGAAAATGGCGAGTCCATTGAAGGAAAAGCTTCTGTATCCATCGAAGCTGATGATCTTTGTACTCGTTTTACTGCTCGCGTAGTAACTGATGTTAAGGTTGAGCCATCTCCATTGTGGATTCAAAACCGTTTGCGCAATAGTGGTATTCGTCCTATCAATAATGTAGTAGACGTAACAAATTATGTTATGTTAGAACTTGGTCAACCTATGCATGCCTATGATTATGATCATGTAAAAGGTCATAAATTAGTGGCGAGACGTGCTAAAAATGGTGAAGTGCTTGTTACACTTGATGGTTCTGAACGCGAATTGAATGACTCCATGCTTATTATTGCTGATGCTGAACGTCCAGTAGGTGTAGCAGGTATCATGGGTGGGTTTGATAGTGAAGTGACAAACGAAACGACCACAGTTATGTTTGAAGCTGCTGTATTTAATGGTCCATCTATTCGACGCACTGCTAAAGCTCTTGGCATGCGCTCTGAAGCATCTGGCCGTTTTGAACGTGGTGTAAATCATAAATACACCGCCTATGCTATCGACAGAGCGGCGCAATTATTGCAACAAATTTGCCCTACTTGTAAAGTTGGTGTAGGTGTAATTGATGTATATAAAAATCCTGTAGAACAACATACAGTTACTTTCACAGCAGCACAAATCAATGATTACTTGGGTACAAACATTGAAAAAGACAAAATGGTTCGTATTTTGACAGCCCTTGAATTCGTTGTAACAGAAGAGGGCGACAAGTTGTCTGCCCTCGTTCCAACATGGCGTGGTGACGTAACAGTGATGCCTGATATCGCCGAAGAAGTGGCTCGTATCTACAATTACGATAATATTGCGCCTACAATCCCTGTTGCGGTATTGTCCTCTGGTGGCATGACACCTAAGAAAGCTCTTACTAAAGAGGTTACACATGCATTAGCTAAATTGGGTATGACTCAAATCATTACATTTAGCTTCATGCATAAAGATGGTCTTTCCAATATGATGCTTCCTGAAGGGGATAGCCGTTATACAGCCATTCCAATCTTGAATCCTATTTCCGAAGAATTCCCTTATATGCGTACAACATTGGTACCGGCTGTTATTGAAGCAGCAAAACGCAATATTGCGCAACAAAATAAGGATCTTTGGTTATTTGAAACAGCTAATGTATATGAACCAAAAGCTTTACCTTTAACAGAAGTACCTCATGAACGACCTATGTCTTGTGGTATATTGATGGGCAAGGCAAACCAAGCTGGTTGGAATCAAGCAGAACGCACTACAGATTTCTATGATGTAAAAGGTATTGTAGATGCGTTGTTAACTGAACTAGGCGTTACAAGCTATGAAGTTAATCGCGGCACTGAGCCATACTTTCACCCAGGTGTGAGTGCTCAATACGTAGTTGATGGTAAAATGATTGCTCAATATGGTGAATTACATCCACAAGTGAGCAAAAACTTTGATTTGCCTGGTAAAGTATATATGTTTGAAATCAATTTGGAAGCCGTATTATCCTTAACGATTCCACCGTTCCGTTATACATCCTTCAGTAAATTCCCAGGCACTAGCCGTGACCTTGCCATCGTTGCACCTGTGTCCGTATCTAGTGGTGAAATTTTATCTATCATTAAAGAACATGGTGGAGAATATTTAGAAAGTGCATCTATCTTTGATGTTTATGAAGGTGAACATATCGAAGCAGGTTACCGCAGTCTCGCATACAACTTACAATTCCGCTCTATGGAAGGTACGTTGAATGATGAGGATATTGACGGTAATATTCAAACTATTATTGATGCATTAGCAGAAATTAACTGCAGATTACGTTAA
- a CDS encoding PaaI family thioesterase, with the protein MATTLLEYFNELRDQNPFSWVKDSAITAVEPGHAEMTLQTNETDYCNFRGDLHGAVCIGLADSVMGTACFTLGKSVSTIDLNGNYVKAVKGGAVLRGVANVEHNDKTTMVATARIYNELGELVHLARGTFFVLEEKPLPDLPWRFIEEDNPDLV; encoded by the coding sequence ATGGCTACAACATTGTTAGAATATTTCAACGAATTACGAGATCAAAACCCATTTTCTTGGGTGAAAGATTCTGCGATTACAGCAGTGGAACCAGGTCATGCGGAAATGACATTGCAAACAAATGAAACAGATTACTGCAATTTTAGAGGGGATTTGCATGGTGCCGTATGTATTGGCTTAGCAGATAGTGTGATGGGGACTGCTTGTTTTACATTGGGAAAATCTGTTAGCACCATTGATCTTAATGGTAACTATGTGAAAGCTGTTAAGGGCGGTGCTGTATTGCGTGGTGTAGCTAATGTAGAGCACAACGATAAAACTACTATGGTTGCTACCGCTCGTATTTATAATGAATTAGGTGAACTTGTTCACTTGGCACGGGGTACATTTTTTGTACTAGAAGAGAAGCCATTACCTGATTTACCATGGCGTTTTATTGAAGAAGATAACCCTGATTTGGTATAA
- the pheS gene encoding phenylalanine--tRNA ligase subunit alpha, which yields MEQELQRIKAEALDAIKGAADQQALQDIRVKYLGKKGEVTALLKGLGKLSPEERPKAGALVNAVREALEAEIDTVKARMETAELNARLEKERIDITLPGRAQKAGHIHPLTKVNEMIEDFFMKMGYTVEEGPEVEQDYYNFECLNLPKDHPARDMQDSFYITENFLLRTHTSPVQARTMQRHEPNSPIRMIAPGKVYRWDYDATHSPVFHQVEGLIIDEHITFADLKGTLESFLRHMYGDDTKVRFRTSFFPFTEPSAEVDISCVMCGGEGCRVCSHTGWLEILGCGMVHPDVLRINGYDPEKVKGFAFGMGVERIAMLLYGINDLRLFFEDDVRFLEQF from the coding sequence ATGGAACAAGAATTACAACGTATTAAGGCAGAAGCTCTTGATGCCATCAAAGGCGCTGCTGATCAACAAGCGTTGCAAGATATACGTGTTAAATATTTAGGTAAAAAAGGCGAGGTAACGGCTTTATTAAAAGGTCTTGGTAAATTATCTCCAGAAGAACGTCCTAAAGCGGGGGCCCTTGTTAATGCTGTTCGTGAAGCGTTAGAGGCTGAAATTGATACAGTTAAAGCTCGTATGGAAACTGCAGAGTTAAATGCTCGTTTAGAAAAAGAGCGCATCGATATTACATTGCCTGGCCGTGCACAAAAAGCTGGTCATATCCATCCATTAACAAAGGTTAATGAAATGATTGAAGACTTCTTCATGAAAATGGGGTATACCGTTGAAGAAGGTCCAGAAGTAGAGCAAGATTACTACAACTTTGAATGCTTAAACTTGCCTAAAGATCATCCTGCACGTGATATGCAAGATTCCTTCTATATTACAGAAAACTTCTTATTGCGCACGCATACATCTCCAGTACAAGCTCGTACAATGCAACGTCATGAACCTAATAGCCCAATCCGTATGATTGCGCCTGGTAAGGTTTACCGTTGGGACTATGATGCGACTCATTCCCCTGTATTCCATCAAGTGGAAGGCCTCATCATAGATGAGCATATTACTTTTGCTGACTTAAAAGGCACATTAGAGTCCTTCTTACGTCACATGTATGGTGATGACACAAAGGTACGTTTCCGTACAAGCTTCTTCCCATTTACAGAACCATCTGCAGAGGTAGATATTTCTTGTGTAATGTGTGGTGGTGAAGGTTGCCGCGTATGTTCTCATACAGGCTGGCTTGAAATTTTGGGCTGCGGTATGGTTCATCCCGATGTATTGCGTATTAATGGGTACGATCCTGAAAAGGTTAAAGGCTTCGCCTTTGGCATGGGTGTAGAACGTATTGCTATGCTTTTATATGGCATTAACGATTTACGTCTATTCTTTGAAGATGATGTACGATTCTTGGAACAATTTTAG
- a CDS encoding prepilin peptidase, giving the protein MKGTNYVIGLFVYIASIVLPIIVSSKAISYTHIALYAVFSLIIIAGATIDMHYYILPDEGALALVIGGIMYSYINDKSMLVTVLSVMSVGAITYGLRLISHKGFGIGDIKWFSAIAMWLSPWEIICFFYVAFCVGSLYLLLTGYRNRYIPFGPFLCFGGWCALHGGSYMEVLYQWLRYNL; this is encoded by the coding sequence ATGAAAGGGACCAATTATGTAATAGGCCTTTTTGTATATATAGCATCTATAGTTCTGCCTATTATAGTTTCATCAAAAGCAATATCTTATACTCACATTGCTTTGTATGCTGTGTTTTCACTCATCATCATAGCAGGTGCTACCATCGATATGCATTACTATATATTGCCCGATGAAGGAGCGCTAGCTCTTGTAATAGGAGGGATTATGTATAGCTATATAAATGATAAATCTATGTTAGTAACCGTGTTAAGTGTTATGAGCGTAGGGGCTATTACATATGGACTTCGTTTGATCAGCCATAAAGGTTTTGGCATAGGAGATATTAAATGGTTTTCTGCTATTGCAATGTGGCTCTCGCCATGGGAAATTATATGTTTCTTTTACGTAGCATTTTGTGTTGGTTCTCTCTATCTCTTACTAACAGGTTATCGTAATCGATATATCCCTTTTGGTCCCTTTCTATGCTTTGGTGGATGGTGTGCCTTACATGGGGGTTCCTATATGGAGGTGCTTTACCAATGGTTAAGGTACAACTTATAA
- a CDS encoding ABC transporter ATP-binding protein: MNQTVIDIQGITKTYVNGKLSVPVLHGIDLVVNKGEFVSIMGPSGSGKSTFMNILGCLDRPTTGSYRLNGDEVATLSDDELAYVRNKQIGFVFQSFNLLTKLTALENVALPMIYAGVNKKMRIERASQLLQSVGLDERMDHLPSELSGGQRQRVAIARALANNPAIIMADEPTGNLDSKSTIDVMNIFRGLHDEGRTILLVTHEPDIATYASRNVVLKDGIIVEDSFNSNMTPIKEVPNV, translated from the coding sequence ATGAACCAAACAGTAATTGACATACAAGGAATTACAAAAACCTATGTGAATGGCAAATTATCAGTACCTGTTCTACATGGCATTGATTTAGTTGTCAATAAGGGTGAATTTGTATCCATTATGGGACCATCTGGCTCAGGTAAATCAACCTTTATGAATATTCTCGGATGTTTGGACCGACCTACAACTGGTTCTTATCGACTCAATGGAGACGAGGTTGCTACCTTATCTGATGATGAGCTTGCGTATGTGCGTAATAAACAGATCGGTTTTGTATTTCAAAGCTTTAATTTGTTGACAAAATTAACAGCCCTAGAAAATGTAGCGCTTCCTATGATTTATGCAGGTGTAAATAAAAAGATGCGCATTGAACGAGCTTCTCAATTATTACAGTCTGTCGGATTAGACGAGCGTATGGATCACTTGCCATCCGAGTTGTCTGGGGGGCAACGACAACGTGTAGCGATTGCTCGTGCATTGGCGAATAATCCTGCTATTATTATGGCTGATGAACCGACAGGGAATCTCGACTCTAAGTCAACCATTGATGTTATGAATATATTTAGAGGTCTTCACGATGAAGGACGTACAATTCTTCTAGTTACACATGAACCTGATATTGCTACGTATGCGAGTCGTAATGTAGTCTTGAAAGATGGGATAATCGTAGAGGATTCGTTCAATTCTAATATGACTCCTATAAAGGAGGTGCCTAATGTATAA